In one window of Solanum pennellii chromosome 2, SPENNV200 DNA:
- the LOC107012029 gene encoding probable pectate lyase P59: MASLRCNYSVIFVFSIVLFASLIPKLHANIGDFDPYLEKKAEEALQSSLAAYNENPEQLTQTFNKEVGETLFNGTRRYLREMI; the protein is encoded by the exons atggCCTCTCTTAGATGTAATTACTCAGTTATATTTGTGTTTTCAATTGTGTTATTTGCATCTTTAATCCCAAAATTGCATGCCAACATTGGTGACTTTGACCCATATTTGGAAAAGAAAGCTGAAGAAGCCCTTCAGTCTTCTCTTGCTGCTTACAATGAAAATCCTGAACAACTTACACAAACATTCAACAAGGAAGTTGGAGA AACTCTCTTTAATGGCACAAGGAGGTATCTGAGGGAGATGATATGA
- the LOC107012028 gene encoding uncharacterized protein LOC107012028, with protein sequence MSLISRLRHHLPCVLLRQSVQSNVANSHFVTSTVFTRHFGQPARQEEEEEEEVEIDQRKLPADYDPANFDPTEHRSPPSDRVWRLVDEVSGLTLVEVSELSSILMKKLGMTEQPMVGVMKAGAAGLAAAAMKGPETAKEEKKPEKTVFELKLESYESSQKIKIIKEVRSFTDLGLKEAKDLVEKTPAVFKKGVSKEEAEQIIEKMKAVGAKVVME encoded by the coding sequence ATGAGTTTGATTTCACGACTGAGGCATCATTTGCCTTGTGTACTCTTGAGACAATCTGTTCAATCTAATGTGGCTAACTCCCATTTTGTTACCTCAACTGTCTTTACTCGACACTTTGGTCAGCCTGCTAGGcaagaggaagaagaggaggaagaagTAGAGATTGACCAGAGAAAGCTTCCAGCTGATTATGATCCTGCAAATTTTGATCCTACTGAGCATCGCAGTCCTCCATCGGATAGGGTATGGAGGCTTGTGGATGAAGTTTCAGGACTTACCTTGGTTGAAGTTTCAGAACTGTCTTCGATTCTTATGAAGAAGTTGGGTATGACCGAGCAACCAATGGTTGGGGTTATGAAGGCAGGGGCTGCTGGATTGGCAGCAGCAGCTATGAAGGGACCAGAAACAGCTAAGGAGGAAAAGAAACCAGAGAAAACTGTTTTTGAACTTAAACTGGAGTCATATGAGTCTTCTCAAAAGATAAAGATAATCAAAGAAGTCCGAAGTTTTACTGATTTGGGACTTAAGGAAGCAAAGGACTTGGTCGAGAAAACTCCTGCTGTTTTCAAGAAGGGAGTGTCAAAGGAAGAAGCAGAACAAATAATTGAGAAAATGAAAGCTGTTGGAGCAAAAGTTGTTATGGAATGA